A stretch of the Candidatus Jettenia sp. AMX2 genome encodes the following:
- a CDS encoding carboxypeptidase-like regulatory domain-containing protein, whose protein sequence is MPGKWFFMLRYAACYSDRKMPYPCSYGGKYAEAGIRENTGFCALPEMIKRYKSVPVFILAIVFLLVSEAFPAVDTGTIRGRIIDGFGKPVPRVSVNILSHGSRLKTTSDLQGTFSIEYTTESTKLIFDKEGYIPLNIPLLFKETVDLSAGDIILWERPPKGGLFVVEDNTYTEINTVQYYSESDKKEKRFYVKGSPTIIKGQEFRIVDFQEDNPLVTGKTLYRVDPDGFVGRIVFSPSQHYIFEKKPDNYTKIADNAGLRRLDLPPGRYFYCIGEMTIRSKTGFGFFFEIVNN, encoded by the coding sequence ATGCCAGGAAAATGGTTTTTCATGTTACGATATGCTGCTTGTTATTCAGATAGAAAAATGCCGTATCCCTGTTCTTATGGAGGTAAGTACGCAGAAGCAGGAATCCGGGAAAACACCGGATTCTGTGCCTTGCCCGAAATGATAAAGAGGTATAAATCTGTGCCGGTCTTCATACTGGCAATCGTCTTTTTACTGGTATCAGAAGCATTTCCTGCCGTTGATACAGGTACGATCCGCGGGCGCATCATTGATGGTTTTGGTAAGCCCGTTCCTCGTGTATCTGTGAATATTCTTTCTCATGGATCACGATTAAAGACAACTTCAGATTTGCAGGGAACTTTTTCTATTGAATATACTACAGAGAGTACGAAACTTATCTTTGATAAGGAAGGCTACATTCCTTTGAATATACCATTATTATTCAAGGAAACAGTTGATTTATCTGCAGGTGACATTATCCTCTGGGAGAGGCCTCCCAAAGGTGGGCTTTTTGTTGTTGAAGACAATACCTACACTGAAATAAATACCGTTCAGTACTATTCTGAAAGTGATAAAAAAGAAAAACGATTTTATGTAAAGGGGTCACCTACGATAATAAAAGGGCAGGAATTCAGGATAGTCGATTTTCAGGAGGATAACCCCCTTGTTACCGGGAAAACACTTTATCGTGTTGATCCGGATGGTTTTGTAGGGAGGATTGTCTTTTCCCCCTCGCAACACTACATCTTTGAGAAGAAGCCGGATAATTACACAAAGATTGCTGATAATGCAGGACTGAGAAGATTAGATTTGCCGCCGGGCAGGTACTTTTACTGTATCGGAGAAATGACCATACGGTCAAAGACCGGTTTCGGTTTTTTCTTTGAGATTGTAAATAATTAA
- a CDS encoding class I SAM-dependent methyltransferase: MSERIKKVYSFYSWIYDSFFGKIFEQGRYAAFLLMDVKPGETILEVGLGTGLSLPLYPRGSHITGVDISQEMLKKAEEKKRDYKLSNVELYNMDASSMTFPDNTFDKVFASHVITVVPDPMRTLHEMKRVCKKDGEIFILNYAGCRNRVISRIEKCISPFRDKLGLGKHIDLDELLRNANLTIECEQQVNFLKMCRLMKCKNNTVFAEKQHTCSK; the protein is encoded by the coding sequence ATGAGTGAACGTATTAAGAAAGTATATTCTTTTTATTCTTGGATTTATGATTCTTTTTTTGGAAAAATCTTTGAACAGGGCAGATATGCAGCCTTTCTGCTAATGGATGTAAAGCCTGGTGAAACGATACTCGAAGTTGGTCTGGGTACAGGGCTGTCGTTACCCTTATATCCAAGGGGATCCCATATAACGGGGGTCGATATTAGCCAGGAGATGTTAAAAAAAGCCGAGGAGAAAAAACGGGATTATAAATTATCTAACGTGGAATTATATAACATGGATGCATCATCCATGACCTTCCCGGATAATACCTTTGATAAGGTTTTTGCATCACATGTTATTACCGTGGTTCCGGATCCAATGCGTACTCTTCATGAGATGAAGCGGGTATGCAAGAAGGACGGGGAGATCTTTATCTTAAATTATGCAGGTTGCAGGAACCGCGTTATTTCGCGCATAGAAAAATGTATCTCTCCGTTCAGGGATAAACTGGGCCTCGGAAAGCATATAGATCTTGACGAATTACTGAGGAATGCAAATCTCACAATAGAATGTGAGCAGCAGGTAAATTTTTTGAAGATGTGCCGTCTTATGAAATGCAAAAACAATACTGTTTTTGCGGAAAAACAACACACCTGTTCAAAATAG
- a CDS encoding ferrous iron transporter B, whose amino-acid sequence MHDAAVSSYKIALVGNPNVGKSVIFGLLTGKYVTVSNYPGTTVEVSRGISKGLTGAIEIVDTPGANSLIPLSEDERVARDMLLEDYEKRVIQVIDAKNLRRGLMISTQLAEMGLPVVMVLNMWDELMDRGMNIDVTMLQKIVNVPVIKTIATHKVGTNTLLNSVLSAKTPELSVNYGVFIEEGINRIQQMLEIDIPVNKRALAIMLLSGDEALEDDLRGKLPDKVLEDIQYVRKDVQRHFSNPLSYEISIRRANFVDALIKKVSVSGTKRKESHPFVRGVFFCLLVPAVSFFIGYKLTELLLYLISSRFPTGDTLNFVLPVSAGGISAICYSLYIHLRDRKSKSTVSEVLGSITMHPIAAFPVLIIILWLVYKLVGEFGAGTCVDFFEEKIFGNSLIPSGGFDISFSLPFLDKSYTFAHIGFQGFNYYLGSFAQKIVSRDNIIFELLFDSQYGLIQVGLTYAIAIVFPIVGFFFLAFGIMEDSGYLPRLAVMVDKIFKRIGLNGKAILPMVLGLGCDTMATLTTRILNTKKERIIATLLLALAIPCSAQLGVIAGILGSISGIYFAIYVFIIFTQLLFVGYLSSKILPGEPSDFIMEIPPFRRPKLSNIFIKTLYRVHWFLKEAVPLFLIGTLALFVAAKLGVLTFVERIGAPVTKNFLGLPPETTHGFILGFLRRDYGAVRIFDTLEQQTGGEGIDPNQLLVALVVITLFIPCLANFFVMIKERGIKNAFLMFAFILPYSILIGGILRIVLQQF is encoded by the coding sequence ATGCATGATGCCGCAGTAAGCAGTTATAAAATAGCATTGGTGGGAAATCCAAATGTCGGAAAGAGTGTGATTTTCGGCCTGTTGACGGGCAAATATGTAACCGTTTCCAATTATCCCGGAACAACCGTGGAGGTTTCAAGGGGTATTAGCAAGGGACTTACTGGTGCTATCGAAATTGTAGATACACCGGGTGCGAATAGCCTGATTCCCCTTTCAGAGGACGAGCGTGTTGCACGGGATATGCTCCTTGAGGATTATGAAAAACGGGTAATCCAGGTGATAGATGCAAAGAATCTCCGCCGCGGTCTGATGATCAGTACCCAACTGGCAGAAATGGGATTACCGGTAGTAATGGTACTGAACATGTGGGATGAACTCATGGACAGGGGGATGAATATCGATGTAACGATGTTACAAAAAATAGTAAATGTTCCTGTTATAAAAACAATAGCTACGCACAAGGTAGGGACAAATACCCTGCTTAACTCGGTACTGTCAGCGAAAACACCTGAGCTTTCTGTCAATTATGGCGTTTTTATTGAGGAAGGTATCAACAGGATACAGCAGATGCTGGAGATCGATATCCCCGTAAATAAAAGGGCATTGGCCATTATGCTCTTGTCAGGCGATGAGGCGCTGGAAGACGATTTGAGGGGGAAACTCCCGGATAAGGTACTCGAAGACATTCAGTATGTCCGGAAAGATGTTCAAAGACATTTCAGCAATCCGTTAAGCTATGAGATTAGTATAAGGCGGGCAAATTTTGTAGATGCGTTAATTAAAAAGGTCTCCGTGTCCGGTACAAAAAGGAAAGAATCCCATCCATTTGTCAGAGGGGTGTTTTTTTGCCTTCTTGTACCAGCGGTATCTTTTTTTATAGGATACAAACTCACCGAACTGTTACTGTATCTGATCTCTTCGAGATTTCCGACGGGTGATACACTAAATTTTGTCTTGCCAGTGAGCGCAGGCGGCATATCAGCTATTTGTTATTCATTATACATACATCTGCGGGACCGTAAATCAAAAAGTACTGTTTCAGAGGTATTGGGAAGTATTACTATGCACCCCATTGCTGCCTTTCCTGTATTGATTATTATTTTGTGGCTTGTTTACAAGCTGGTAGGAGAGTTTGGGGCAGGAACGTGCGTTGATTTCTTTGAGGAAAAGATATTTGGCAACTCTTTAATTCCATCGGGTGGCTTTGACATCTCTTTTTCTCTTCCTTTTCTTGACAAATCGTATACGTTTGCCCACATAGGTTTCCAGGGGTTTAATTATTACCTTGGGTCATTTGCCCAAAAGATTGTAAGCAGGGATAATATTATATTTGAATTGCTTTTTGACAGCCAGTATGGATTGATACAGGTAGGCCTTACCTATGCAATTGCCATTGTTTTTCCCATAGTGGGATTCTTCTTCCTGGCATTTGGTATTATGGAAGACAGTGGTTACCTTCCACGCCTTGCCGTTATGGTTGACAAGATATTTAAACGCATAGGGTTAAACGGGAAGGCTATTTTACCTATGGTGTTGGGACTGGGCTGTGATACGATGGCAACCTTAACAACCCGTATTCTTAATACAAAAAAAGAACGGATTATTGCCACCCTGCTCCTGGCATTAGCCATTCCCTGTTCAGCGCAACTGGGTGTTATTGCAGGCATACTCGGCAGTATTTCAGGGATATATTTTGCCATTTATGTATTCATCATTTTTACACAACTTCTTTTTGTCGGGTATCTGTCGTCCAAAATCCTGCCCGGTGAGCCTTCAGATTTTATAATGGAAATTCCTCCGTTCCGGAGACCAAAGTTATCCAATATCTTCATTAAAACACTTTACCGGGTTCACTGGTTCTTAAAAGAAGCCGTTCCCTTGTTTCTTATTGGTACCCTGGCCTTATTTGTAGCGGCAAAGCTGGGAGTGTTGACCTTTGTTGAAAGAATAGGCGCTCCGGTTACGAAAAATTTTCTGGGGCTGCCCCCTGAAACAACGCATGGCTTTATCCTGGGATTTCTGCGAAGGGACTACGGCGCCGTGCGTATCTTTGACACGCTTGAACAGCAAACAGGGGGTGAAGGAATAGACCCCAACCAGTTACTGGTTGCGCTTGTTGTTATTACGTTATTTATTCCGTGTCTTGCCAATTTCTTCGTGATGATCAAGGAAAGGGGGATAAAAAATGCGTTTCTTATGTTTGCGTTTATATTACCCTACTCTATCCTTATCGGTGGTATTTTGAGGATTGTATTACAACAGTTTTAA
- the dnaJ gene encoding molecular chaperone DnaJ has product MPDKKDYYEILGVGRNATKDEIKAAYRNLAKKFHPDLNKENPKLAEEKFKEVSEAYEVLVDDDKRTRYDQYGHAGVAPDFGKEGFTWRDFSHVSDLEDIFGHDIFSDFFGKGSIFSDFFGRRREGFEQPEREARQVQVEITLEQAYRGISTEVPIPHMEQCAECRGTGAAKGTTPKTCTHCSGRGEVKQDLLQGFGRIIRIGACPVCKGRGKIIEHLCPMCHGSGEVQKLDKINLKIPAGVDDGTTLKVKADKTNGRLKEDLYVIIRIKPHPVFHRQGGDIYLEKTISLTEAALGTKVEVPTLDGTAMMKIPPGTQNGSLFRLRGCGMPYLRSHGYGDQYVRVFINIPKYLTKRQRELLEEFDAIEKKK; this is encoded by the coding sequence ATGCCGGACAAAAAAGATTATTATGAAATACTGGGAGTAGGCAGAAATGCGACCAAAGATGAGATTAAGGCCGCTTACCGTAATTTGGCAAAAAAATTTCATCCGGACCTTAACAAGGAGAATCCGAAACTGGCAGAAGAAAAATTCAAAGAGGTATCGGAGGCATATGAGGTGCTGGTTGATGACGACAAACGCACACGGTATGATCAATACGGGCACGCCGGTGTTGCGCCTGATTTCGGTAAAGAAGGTTTTACCTGGCGCGATTTTAGCCATGTAAGTGATTTAGAGGATATTTTTGGGCATGATATCTTCTCAGACTTCTTTGGAAAAGGAAGCATTTTTAGTGATTTTTTCGGACGCCGGAGAGAAGGCTTTGAGCAACCGGAGAGAGAGGCCAGGCAGGTCCAGGTTGAAATCACACTGGAACAGGCCTACCGGGGCATCAGCACCGAAGTCCCGATTCCCCATATGGAACAATGCGCGGAATGCAGAGGAACAGGCGCTGCTAAAGGTACAACCCCGAAGACCTGTACTCATTGCAGTGGCAGGGGAGAGGTGAAGCAGGATCTCTTGCAGGGGTTTGGCAGGATTATCAGAATCGGCGCCTGTCCTGTTTGCAAAGGCCGCGGAAAAATTATTGAACATCTGTGTCCGATGTGCCATGGAAGCGGTGAGGTGCAAAAACTCGATAAAATTAACTTAAAGATACCGGCAGGGGTGGATGACGGAACAACCTTAAAGGTAAAGGCCGATAAAACCAACGGAAGATTAAAGGAAGACCTGTATGTTATTATTCGTATAAAACCTCATCCGGTCTTTCACAGACAAGGCGGGGATATTTATCTGGAGAAGACCATATCATTGACGGAGGCTGCCCTTGGCACAAAGGTTGAAGTTCCGACTTTGGACGGCACTGCCATGATGAAAATTCCTCCCGGTACTCAAAATGGTTCGTTATTCCGGTTACGGGGGTGTGGCATGCCCTATCTCAGGAGTCATGGATACGGTGATCAATATGTACGGGTCTTTATAAATATTCCAAAATATTTAACGAAGCGTCAAAGGGAATTGCTTGAAGAATTTGATGCAATCGAAAAGAAAAAATAG
- a CDS encoding YkgJ family cysteine cluster protein, which produces MISNDDKNNDLPWFKNGLRFECRQCGRCCRGKPGAVWVNRKEIEEISAFLGISEVVFARRYLRNIDERLSLLEYYNGDCIMYNNGCNIYAVRPGQCRSFPFWTRNLETKTAWEKVKKACPGIDKGTLHNLKDIQDTVCIYESRGG; this is translated from the coding sequence ATGATATCGAACGATGATAAAAACAATGATTTACCTTGGTTTAAGAATGGATTAAGGTTTGAGTGCCGGCAATGTGGCAGATGCTGCAGGGGTAAACCAGGCGCTGTATGGGTAAACAGGAAGGAGATAGAAGAGATATCGGCTTTTCTGGGTATTTCAGAGGTTGTATTTGCCAGAAGATATCTCAGGAACATCGATGAAAGATTAAGCCTCCTGGAATATTATAATGGAGACTGCATTATGTATAATAACGGTTGTAATATTTATGCGGTAAGGCCCGGTCAATGCAGATCTTTTCCTTTCTGGACCAGGAATTTAGAAACCAAAACAGCGTGGGAAAAGGTAAAGAAAGCATGTCCGGGTATTGACAAGGGAACACTCCATAACCTGAAGGATATACAGGATACTGTGTGCATATACGAATCAAGGGGTGGCTGA
- the ftsH gene encoding ATP-dependent zinc metalloprotease FtsH has translation MTENWFCKRLSLLLFIILMVITITHRTANAQFANETEHISYNEFLQLIRENKLEEVIIYPTRIKGTLYQIDRKGKITVITGRVDDPNLVKELVEHRVKFSAAEETGWRPGLFFLWIVPMILFLILISRLRYGAGGAGLMSIGKSRATLYIDIDTGVTFDDVAGVDEAKEELKEVIDYLKHPQKYQRLGGKIPKGVLLVGPTGTGKTLLAKAVAGEAKVPFFSMSGSAFVEMFVGVGAARVRDLFGQAQEKAPCIIFIDELDALGKVRSIVPASGGHEERENTLNQLLVEMDGFDTRKGVIIMAATNRPEILDPALLRPGRFDRHILVDRPDIRGREEILHVHCKNIMLGKDVDLKIIAARTPGFVGADLANVVNEAALLAARMGRDAVGMENFEEAINRVVAGLEKRKRVMNKKEQEIIAYHESGHAIIAEIVPGADRVHRISIIPRGIAALGYTLQLPTEDRYILTKTELLDRLAVLLGGRAAEELIFHELSTGAQDDLERATNIAMSMVREYGMSEKIGPMSFQRRKPQFMELGYPNKESSEEISKEIDTEVKKIILDTYSKVKNILQENIDKLDILAKLLLEKEVIEGEELRKIMSQKILAQQ, from the coding sequence ATGACAGAAAACTGGTTTTGTAAAAGGCTATCTTTATTACTCTTTATCATACTTATGGTTATTACCATAACGCATCGTACGGCAAATGCTCAATTTGCAAATGAGACAGAACATATTTCATATAATGAATTCCTGCAACTGATCCGTGAAAACAAACTGGAAGAAGTAATTATCTATCCAACGAGGATTAAAGGAACCTTGTATCAGATAGACAGAAAGGGAAAGATAACGGTAATCACAGGAAGGGTAGACGATCCCAATTTAGTAAAAGAACTCGTTGAACATAGGGTAAAATTTTCTGCTGCAGAAGAAACCGGATGGCGCCCGGGCCTTTTTTTCTTATGGATCGTTCCTATGATACTGTTTTTGATACTGATATCACGATTAAGATATGGAGCAGGTGGAGCCGGACTCATGTCTATTGGGAAAAGCCGGGCTACTCTTTACATCGATATAGATACGGGTGTCACTTTTGATGATGTTGCCGGTGTGGATGAGGCAAAAGAAGAATTGAAAGAGGTTATTGATTATCTGAAACACCCCCAAAAATATCAACGATTAGGGGGAAAGATCCCCAAGGGGGTATTGCTGGTTGGTCCAACCGGAACAGGCAAGACACTGCTCGCCAAGGCAGTTGCCGGAGAAGCAAAGGTACCTTTCTTTTCCATGAGTGGTTCTGCATTTGTTGAAATGTTTGTGGGGGTAGGCGCAGCGCGGGTACGTGATCTATTCGGGCAGGCACAGGAAAAGGCTCCTTGTATTATATTTATCGATGAACTCGATGCCCTTGGGAAGGTACGATCAATAGTCCCTGCATCCGGAGGCCATGAAGAGCGGGAAAACACCTTAAATCAACTCCTTGTTGAAATGGATGGATTTGATACCCGTAAAGGAGTGATCATTATGGCAGCGACTAACAGGCCGGAAATTCTTGATCCGGCACTGCTGAGACCCGGCAGGTTCGACCGGCATATTCTCGTTGACAGGCCTGACATCCGGGGACGGGAAGAGATATTGCATGTCCACTGTAAAAATATAATGCTGGGAAAAGATGTGGATTTAAAAATCATTGCAGCAAGAACACCTGGATTTGTTGGCGCAGACCTGGCAAATGTAGTCAATGAGGCTGCGCTCCTTGCCGCACGGATGGGAAGGGATGCTGTGGGAATGGAAAATTTTGAAGAGGCCATTAATCGTGTTGTCGCCGGATTGGAGAAGAGAAAAAGGGTAATGAATAAAAAAGAACAGGAAATTATCGCCTATCATGAGTCGGGACACGCTATCATTGCAGAAATTGTTCCCGGGGCCGACAGGGTTCACAGAATCTCCATCATACCACGTGGAATTGCTGCACTTGGATACACACTCCAGTTACCGACGGAAGACAGGTATATTCTGACAAAAACAGAGTTGCTCGACCGGCTTGCAGTGCTTCTGGGAGGCCGGGCAGCAGAAGAACTGATTTTCCATGAACTATCCACCGGTGCACAGGATGACCTTGAACGGGCAACCAATATTGCAATGAGTATGGTAAGAGAGTATGGCATGAGTGAAAAGATAGGTCCCATGTCATTTCAGAGAAGGAAGCCCCAATTCATGGAGCTTGGATATCCAAATAAAGAATCAAGCGAAGAGATTTCAAAAGAGATTGATACGGAAGTTAAAAAGATCATTCTTGATACCTATTCAAAGGTTAAGAATATCCTTCAGGAAAACATCGACAAACTGGACATCCTCGCAAAACTCCTTTTGGAAAAAGAGGTTATTGAAGGTGAAGAACTAAGGAAAATAATGTCACAGAAAATCCTTGCACAACAATGA
- a CDS encoding SoxR reducing system RseC family protein has product MKIRGKVTAVSGNVAGVCIIRETKGCESCSACPKKADTGDSILVASVPGIMIGQEVILKTNKNWFIRNKILFIVIAFVLGMILAEAIGKFLSSGVFSRNSTMAGGIIAVAIALCIIWMKRPQYLFTIESIERGEH; this is encoded by the coding sequence ATGAAAATACGGGGTAAGGTAACAGCGGTTTCCGGCAATGTTGCCGGGGTGTGTATTATCAGGGAAACAAAAGGATGCGAAAGTTGTTCCGCCTGCCCAAAGAAGGCGGATACGGGGGACAGCATACTGGTAGCTTCTGTACCGGGGATCATGATTGGACAGGAGGTTATCCTGAAGACCAATAAGAATTGGTTTATCAGGAATAAAATATTGTTTATTGTAATTGCCTTCGTGCTGGGTATGATACTGGCAGAGGCGATAGGCAAGTTTCTGTCGTCCGGCGTGTTTAGCAGGAATAGTACCATGGCCGGTGGCATTATCGCAGTGGCAATCGCTTTGTGTATCATATGGATGAAAAGGCCACAGTACCTTTTTACAATAGAATCAATAGAGAGGGGAGAACACTGA
- a CDS encoding NAD(P)/FAD-dependent oxidoreductase: protein MLYTEPDAVPFMNDRYDLIVVGGGPAGMMAAGCAAERGKKVILLEKTNHPGKKLLLCASGRCNVTNTAPPDVFLKAYGKGGPFLRTALEAFPAERLRQFLLSYGVETFVENKGRVFPKSQNAGSVLKALETYLHSNRVEIKTHFPVLQILVENSNLHGVKTHKGNIFGRNILIATGGLSYPATGSTGDGYKMAVSLGHTVSPPYPSIIAFETAETWVKSLQGTPIKNVTITSYQHRKKIAEHFGEALFTHYGISGPAILDMSKRLVEHLPNGSIQIRIDFKPHHTMEELEEILLNQIRRHGSKAIKSCLTYFIPEKLAPLFLNLCTIDPMKKVSQITAAERKRMIKQLKGFSLTFVRHRPVTEAIVTAGGINLNEVDAKTMRSKIAEGLYFAGEVLDVDGPTGGFNLQAAFSTGYLAGNSLD, encoded by the coding sequence ATGTTATATACAGAACCGGACGCTGTACCGTTTATGAATGACAGGTACGACCTCATTGTTGTTGGCGGCGGCCCTGCCGGAATGATGGCTGCCGGGTGTGCTGCCGAACGGGGGAAAAAGGTCATACTTCTTGAAAAGACAAATCATCCCGGCAAGAAACTTCTCCTCTGCGCCTCTGGCCGGTGTAATGTGACCAATACTGCTCCTCCGGATGTCTTTCTCAAGGCTTACGGAAAAGGAGGACCTTTCCTCCGCACCGCTCTGGAAGCATTTCCTGCGGAGCGATTACGGCAATTTCTTTTATCATACGGAGTTGAGACCTTTGTTGAGAACAAAGGGCGTGTTTTTCCTAAAAGCCAGAATGCAGGCTCTGTTTTAAAAGCACTAGAGACTTATCTGCATAGCAATCGTGTAGAAATAAAAACGCATTTCCCCGTTTTACAAATACTAGTAGAAAACAGCAACCTCCATGGGGTAAAAACTCATAAAGGGAATATTTTTGGGAGAAATATCCTCATTGCGACGGGGGGATTAAGCTACCCTGCTACCGGGAGCACGGGCGATGGATACAAGATGGCTGTGTCACTGGGTCACACTGTTTCACCACCCTACCCGTCAATCATTGCCTTTGAAACTGCCGAGACATGGGTAAAATCGTTACAGGGAACGCCGATAAAAAATGTAACGATCACTTCGTATCAACACCGTAAAAAGATTGCAGAACATTTCGGAGAGGCGCTCTTTACCCATTACGGTATTTCTGGTCCGGCTATCCTCGATATGAGCAAGCGCCTTGTGGAACATCTTCCAAATGGTTCCATTCAAATACGGATAGATTTTAAACCACACCATACGATGGAAGAACTTGAGGAGATTCTACTGAATCAGATCAGGCGGCATGGCAGCAAAGCAATCAAATCCTGCCTCACGTACTTTATTCCCGAGAAATTGGCTCCTCTTTTCCTCAATCTTTGTACCATTGACCCTATGAAAAAGGTCTCACAAATAACAGCAGCAGAGAGAAAGAGAATGATAAAACAACTTAAAGGATTTTCCCTTACTTTCGTTCGCCACCGGCCTGTAACTGAGGCTATCGTTACCGCAGGGGGTATAAACTTGAATGAAGTTGATGCAAAGACAATGAGATCAAAGATTGCAGAAGGGTTATATTTTGCAGGAGAGGTACTCGATGTCGATGGTCCTACCGGTGGATTCAATCTCCAGGCAGCGTTTTCCACAGGTTACCTTGCAGGGAATTCTCTTGATTAA
- a CDS encoding metal-dependent transcriptional regulator codes for MVEASLEEVLELIWTIGEENSSVDKDVLLKRIDLPEAEQQIKTLMQRDYIKITGKKVEFTKKGKKDAQLIIRRHRLAERLLKDVLEIKEDTLDSNACKFEHFLDEEVTTSICTLLGHPVSCPHGKAIPPGDCCEKANKEIRPVVMLLTDLRPGDTAKISYIVTKYHQRLDKLSSMGLLPGVQIRLHQRQPTYVIQMGETQIAIDNAIARDIYVRVV; via the coding sequence ATGGTTGAAGCGAGCCTGGAAGAAGTTCTGGAGTTAATATGGACAATCGGGGAAGAGAACAGCAGTGTTGACAAAGATGTATTGCTGAAAAGAATAGATCTGCCGGAAGCAGAGCAACAGATAAAAACCCTGATGCAGAGGGATTATATAAAAATAACGGGCAAAAAAGTCGAGTTTACAAAAAAAGGCAAGAAAGATGCACAATTAATTATCAGGAGGCACCGGCTTGCGGAGAGACTGCTAAAAGACGTTCTGGAAATAAAAGAGGATACCCTGGATTCCAATGCATGTAAATTTGAGCATTTTCTCGATGAGGAAGTCACGACAAGTATCTGTACCCTGTTGGGTCATCCGGTAAGCTGTCCGCATGGGAAAGCCATTCCGCCCGGTGATTGTTGTGAAAAAGCAAATAAGGAAATAAGGCCTGTGGTAATGCTACTCACAGACTTAAGGCCCGGCGACACAGCGAAGATATCTTACATCGTGACAAAATATCATCAGCGTCTGGACAAGCTCTCATCGATGGGTTTGTTGCCGGGCGTTCAGATCCGTCTCCATCAAAGGCAGCCGACGTACGTGATTCAGATGGGTGAGACACAAATTGCAATCGATAATGCCATTGCCCGCGATATATATGTCCGAGTCGTGTAG
- a CDS encoding YkgJ family cysteine cluster protein codes for MDIYSELITIYNQLEKELTSLDQVCNRCGTCCNFTTFDHILYASNIEVAYIKQHKKIPDFTISDNICPFLKNNQCSIREYRTLGCRVFYCNHSYKEITSEIYEKYYRMIRELSMKYSVQWEYQPFLTQLATMKQPLA; via the coding sequence ATGGATATTTATTCAGAATTGATAACCATTTATAATCAATTAGAAAAAGAATTAACATCGTTAGACCAGGTCTGCAACAGATGCGGGACATGCTGTAATTTTACTACGTTTGACCATATCCTTTACGCAAGTAATATAGAAGTTGCTTATATTAAGCAGCATAAGAAAATACCGGATTTTACAATTTCAGATAATATTTGTCCTTTCCTGAAAAATAATCAATGCAGCATAAGGGAATATCGGACCCTGGGATGCAGGGTTTTTTATTGTAATCATTCCTATAAAGAAATAACTTCTGAAATATATGAGAAATACTATCGTATGATCAGGGAGTTAAGTATGAAATATTCTGTTCAATGGGAGTATCAGCCGTTTCTTACACAACTCGCAACCATGAAGCAACCATTAGCATAA